A region from the Triticum aestivum cultivar Chinese Spring chromosome 3D, IWGSC CS RefSeq v2.1, whole genome shotgun sequence genome encodes:
- the LOC123074959 gene encoding zinc finger protein SNAI2-like, with protein sequence MPSCVRVTGISVRCWVDTKIDLVMTLTREEAHESKEMESLRVHADALLSLSSPAASSTAPASSGSISKPVTAATTAAGRRALAAEGVFECKTCSKRFTSFQALGGHRTSHTRLQARMLLHDQAADVPGAAERDRARVHECAVCGLEFSMGQALGGHMRRHRGEAPPGPSTSSAAVHGEASSGATQQQEVMPDLNYPPMDDCGGDGQETSADRSSGHHQLLDLLV encoded by the coding sequence ATGCCCTCGTGCGTGCGCGTGACTGGAATTTCAGTTCGCTGCTGGGTAGATACAAAGATCGATCTCGTGATGACACTTACGAGGGAGGAGGCGCACGAGAGCAAGGAGATGGAGAGCCTGCGGGTGCACGCCGACGCGCTGCTCTCGCTGTCCTCGCCCGCCGCCTCGTCCACGGCGCCGGCGAGCAGCGGCAGCATCAGCAAGCCGGTGACGGCGGCGACGACCGCGGCGGGCAGGAGGGCGCTGGCGGCGGAGGGCGTGTTCGAGTGCAAGACGTGCAGCAAGCGGTTCACGTCGTTCCAGGCGCTGGGCGGGCACCGCACCAGCCACACGCGGCTGCAGGCGCGGATGCTGCTGCACGATCAGGCCGCCGACGTCCCGGGCGCCGCCGAGAGGGACAGGGCGCGGGTGCACGAGTGCGCCGTCTGCGGGCTCGAGTTCTCCATGGGCCAGGCGCTGGGCGGCCACATGCGCCGGCACAGGGGCGAGGCGCCGCCGGGGCCGTCGACGTCGTCGGCTGCCGTGCACGGCGAAGCCAGCTCCGGCGCGACGCAGCAGCAGGAGGTCATGCCCGACCTGAACTACCCGCCGATGGACGACTGCGGCGGCGACGGGCAAGAAACGTCGGCCGATCGCAGCTCCGGGCATCATCAGCTGCTTGATCTGCTTGTGTAG